The nucleotide window GCGGCAGCTCGCAATGAAGGCATCTGCATCGCCGGGCGAGATGCCGGCCTTCTGCGGCTCCTCGCCAGTGTTGATCTGAACGAACAATTCTGGACGCTTGTTCTGCGAATTGATTTCCTTGGCGAGCGCTTGGCAGATGCTGGGACGGTCGACCGAATGGATAGCGTCGAACAGCGCTACGGCCTCCTTCGCCTTGTTGGATTGCAGCGGTCCGATGAGATGCAACGCAGTTCCGGGATAGGCCGAGACCAGCGCCGGCCATTTCGCTTTGGCCTCCTGCACACGGTTTTCGCCGAACACGCGGTGCCCGGCATCGAGGACGGGCGAAATGGCTGCGGCATCGAATGTCTTCGATACCGCGATCAGCATCACCGATGCGCGCTCACGGCGCGCCTCCTTGCAGGCGCGCGCGATGTCTTGCTCCACCTCAGCAAGGCCGTTTGGTAAAGACTTGGTTAGCGGTGTCGGCATCTCTCTCGCGTCATGTCCTGATTTCGGTCAGAAATTTTACGGCATTTCCTCGAATTTTACCAAGTTCGGGAAAGGCTTTTTGAACCCTTCACTCTACCTTGCGGTGTGGGGGGCAGGATGGCTGGCGTTACTTTCAACCGCAACCGGGTCAAACTCAAGAAGCTTCTCGGAATCCGGGCGCGGCTTGCGCTGCTCGCCGTGATGCTGGTAGCGCCCTTGATGCTGGAACGGGTCCGTTCGCTCGAAGACGCGCGCGCCAAGCAGATCGCGATGGCTTCGGAGGAATACGCCAGCATCACGCTGCACACTGCGGAGACCCAGCGCGAGGTCGTCTCCTCGGTCGAAACGATGCTGAAATCGGCCGCCTATATCCGCGCATCCAGCGGCATCGGGCGCAGTTGCGAAATCCTGCGCGCCAGCCTGCCGACCAACCTGCCCTGGATTCGCAGCATCATGATCGTCAGCAGGGAAGGCGTGGTGCAATGCTCGACGCTGAACATGCTGGTCGGGCTCGACATCGGCGACCGCGAATATTTCAGGAAGGCGCAGCAAAGCCGCGGCTTCGTTTTCAGCGACTATCTGTTCGCCAGAATGACCAACAAACCGATTCTGATGGCGGCCTATCCGGTCGCCGCGATCAATCCGGAAGAAGATGCCGTGGTGGTCGCCGGCATCAACCTCGACTGGATGTCGAAGATCATGGCCAAGTTTGACGGACGGCCGGGCATTTCGGCGCTGCTGGTCGACGGCGCCGGCGTCGTGCTGGCCGCGCCGGCGGACGAGGCCGGCATGATCGGCAAGCCGCTCAACAACGTGCCGCTGCTGACGGCCATCGCCCACAAGGCGCTCGTTTCCGACACCCCACGGGGTTCGCTTTCCTTTACCGCAGCCGACGGATCGCAACGCGCGATCAGTTTCGCGCGCATTCCCGGCACGCAATCGCGCCTGATCGTCAGCATCGACGAAGCCAAAATCACGGCGGCGATCAATGGTGAAATCCGCACCGCCTATCTGCAGCTCGGACTGGTCTGCCTGTTCGTGCTGCTCGGCGCGCTGATCGGCGCAGAGAAGCTCATCATCAACCCGATCGAAGTCATGACCGGCATGGCCAGACGGTTCGGCGAAGGCGACTGGTCGGCCCGCGTCTCGCACAGCCGCCTGCCGTCGGAATTCATGCCGCTGGCCCGCGCCTTCAATGCGATGGCGGCGCAGCTCAGCCAGCGCGAGCGCGAGCTCGTTGCCACCAACGACCGGCTCACCGTGATGGCCTCGATCGACATGCTCTCCGGCCTCGCCAACCGGCGCGGCTTCCAGAGCCGGCTCGATTTCGAATGGATGAAGGCGCAGCAGTATCATAGCGAGCTGTCGCTGCTGATGATCGACGTCGATCATTTCAAGCTCTACAACGACACCTATGGCCACCCGGAGGGCGACGCCTGCCTCACCCGGATCGGCGAAGCGCTGGCCGGCATCGCCGCCGACACGCTAGGCTTTGCCGGCCGCTATGGCGGCGAGGAGTTCTGCCTGCTGCTGCCGAATACCAGACCGCAAAAAGCGTTGGAGATCGGCGAGACCGTGCGCGCCACCGTTCAGGGCCTGGCCCTGCCCCACATCACCTCCAGCCACAAGACGGTCACCGTCAGCATTGGCGTCGCCGCGACTCTTCCGAACGACGCCCAAACCCCCGGCGACCTGATCGAGGCCGCGGACGCCGCCCTCTACGCCGCCAAACACCGCGGGCGAAATACCGTGGTCGAGCACGGCTTTGCCAAGCTGGTGGACGAGGCAGGGATCGCGATGGCGGGGTGAGCTGATGTTCCACGCCATCAGCTAAAACGCCCCTTCCCGCCGTCCCAACCCGTTGACCCCGCAGCCGCTTCTGTGGCCTAGTCCGCCGTCCTTTGGACAGGACCCGAATCCACAAAAGCCCTTAAGATTCCATGACCTCCGAACGTTACAACGCCCGTGATTCCGAGCCGCGCTGGCAGCGCCAATGGGACGAAGAGGCGATCTTCGCCTCGAAGAACGACGATTCCAGGCCGAAATACTACGTGCTCGAGATGTTCCCCTACCCGTCCGGGCGCATCCATATCGGGCATGTCCGGAACTACACGCTGGGCGACGTGCTGGCGCGCTTCATGCGCGCCAAGGGCTTCAACGTGCTGCACCCGATGGGCTGGGATGCATTCGGGCTGCCCGCCGAAAACGCGGCGATCGAACGCAAGGTCGCGCCCAAGGCCTGGACCTACGACAACATCGCCACGATGAAGAAGCAGTTGCGCTCGATCGGGCTGTCGCTCGACTGGTCGCGCGAGTTCGCGACCTGCGATCCCGCCTATTACAAGCATCAGCAGAAGATGTTTTTGGATTTCTTGCGCGCCGGCCTCGCCGAGCGCGAGAAGCGCAAGATCAACTGGGATCCCGTCGACATGACCGTGCTTGCCAACGAGCAGGTGATCGACGGCCGCGGCTGGCGCTCCGGCGCCGTCGTCGAGCAGCGCGAGATGAACCAGTGGGTCTTCAAGATTACGAAGTACTCGCAGGAACTGCTGGACGCGCTTGATAGCCTGGACCGCTGGCCGGACAAGGTGCGGCTGATGCAACGCAACTGGATCGGCCGCTCCGAGGGCTTGCTGATCCGCTTCTTGCTCGATTCTGCGACGACGCCCGCCGGTGAGTCCGAGCTGAAGATTTTCACCACGCGCCCCGACACGCTGTTCGGTGCAAAATTCATGGCGATCTCGGCCGATCATCCGCTGGCACAGGCGGCTGCCGCGAAGAATCCACAGCTCGCCGAGTTCATCGCCGAGGTGAAGCGGATCGGCACCGCGCAGGAAATCATCGATACCGCCGAGAAGCAGGGCTTTGATACCGGCATCAAGGCCATCCACCCGTTCGATCCGAACTGGAAGCTGCCAGTCTATGTCGCGAACTTCGTGCTGATGGAATACGGCACGGGCGCCATCTTCGGCTGCCCCGCGCACGACCAGCGCGACCTCGACTTCGTCAACAAATACAATCTCGGCAATACGCCGGTCGTGTGCCCGGAAGGGCAGGACCCGAAAAGCTTCGTCATATCGGACACCGCCTATGACGGCGACGGCCGCATGATCAATTCCCGCTTCCTCGACGGCATGACCATCGAGCAGGCCAAGGAAGAAGTTGCGAAGCGATTGGAGAGTGAAGTTCGTGGCAACGCGCCCATCGGCGAGCGGCAAGTAAACTTCCGTCTGCGCGACTGGGGCATCTCGCGCCAGCGCTATTGGGGCTGCCCGATCCCGGTGATCCATTGTCCGAAATGCGACGTGGTGCCGGTGCCCGACGATCAATTGCCGGTGACGCTGCCGGAGGACGTCACCTTCGACAAGCCCGGCAATGCGCTCGACCATCATCCGACCTGGAAGCACGTCACCTGCCCGAAATGCGGCGGCAAGGCGCAGCGTGAAACCGACACCATGGACACCTTCGTGGATTCGTCCTGGTATTTTGCGCGCTTCACCGATCCCTGGAACGAGAGGTCGCCGACCACGCCTGACGTCGCCGACCGGATGATGCCGGTCGACCAGTATATCGGCGGCGTCGAGCACGCGATCCTGCATCTGCTCTATAGCCGCTTCTTTACCCGTGCGATGAAGGCCACCGGCCACATCAGCATGGACGAGCCGTTCGCCGGCATGTTCACGCAGGGCATGGTGGTGCACGAGACCTACCAGAAGGCCGATGGCACCTACGTGACGCCGGCCGAGGTGAAGGTCGAGACCGGCGGCAATGGCCGCCGGGCCACGCTGCTCGACGGCGGCGAAGAGGTCACGATCGGCGCCATCGAGAAGATGTCGAAGTCGAAGAAGAATACGGTCGACCCCGACGACATCATCGCAACCTACGGCGCCGACGTCGCGCGCTGGTTCATGCTGTCGGACTCACCGCCGGATCGCGACGTGATCTGGAGCGACGAGCGCGTGCAGGGTGCCTCACGCTTCGTGCAGCGGCTGTGGCGGCTGGTGAATGAATCGGCCGAAATCGCCAAGATAGCCCCGGCCGCGCGGCCGGCCTCGTTCGGGGCGGATGCGCTTGGCTTGCGCAAGGCTGCCCATGGCGCGCTGGACAAGGTGTCGTCCGGAATCGAGCGGCTGCATTTCAATGTCTGCCTTGCCCATATCCGCGAATTCACCAATGTGCTGGCCGAAGTGCTGGGCCGTGAGGGCAAACCGGCGCCGGACCTGGCTTGGGCAGTCCGCGAGGCTGCAATCATCCTGGTTCAATTGTTCGCGCCGATGATGCCGCATCTGGCCGAGGAGTGCTGGCAGGTTCTGGGGCAGTCGGGGCTGATTTCGGAGGCCAGCTGGCCGCAAATCGAACGCGATTTGCTGGTTGAAGACACCGTGACGCTGGTGGTCCAGGTCAACGGCAAGAAGCGGGGTGATGTTACCGTGCCACGGGTCGCCCAAAATCCGGAAATTGAGGCTGCCGTTTTGGCGCTCGATGCGGTAAAACTCGCCCTCGGCGGCAAGACCGTCCGCAAGGTAATCGTAGTTCCCATGAGGATCGTGAATGTCGTTGGCTAGGACCCGGATCGCCGTTCGGCTCATCGCCGTCGCCGCTCTGGCGGCGCTCACGGCCGGCTGTTTCCAGCCGATGTATGCCGAACGTAACGACGGCAAGCCCGGCTTGCGCGAAAAGCTGATGGGAGTGGAAATCCCGCCGGTCGATAAGCCGAATGCTTCCCGCGAAGCGAGGATCCAGGTGGAGATCCGCAACGCGCTGGCGTTCAAGCTCTATGGCAGTGCCACCGGCATGCCGCCGACCCACCGGCTGGTGCTGCGGTTCAACACCACCCGCTCTTCGCTGATACTCGACCCGGCCACCGCCCTGCCGTCGAGCGAAAACTACGGCATCGACGCGCAGTACAATCTCATCGACCTCGCCACCAACAAGTCGGTCATGACGGGCACCACTTTCTCCCGCGTATCCTATGACGTCCCTGGACAGTTGCAGCGTTTCGCCCGCGCCCGCGCCTTCCGCGACGCCGAGGACCGCGCCGCCAACGAGATCGCGGAAAACATCCAGACCCGGCTCGCGTCCTACTTCTACGCCGGCACCTGATGTCCCGTCATTCCGGGGCGTGCGATGCACGAACCTGGAATCTCGTTCCGACAATCTCCAGATTCCGGGTCTGCGGGCTTCGCCCGCGTCCCGGAATGACGAATGAAAGTCCGATCGTGGTCGCGCTCCGCGGAAAAGACATCGACGCTTTTCTCGCCCGGCCTGATGCCGGCCGCCCTATCATCCTGCTGTACGGCCCCGACGCCGGTCTCGTGCGCGAGCGCGCCGACGCGTTGATCTCGTCAGCGGTCGACGATCCCAACGACCCGTTTTCGCTGGTTCGGCTCGACGGCGACGAGCTGGCGGCCGAGCCGTCGCGGCTGGTCGATGAAGCCATGACGATCCCGATGTTCGGCGGCCGGCGCGCGATCCGTGTGCGCGCCGGGTCCCGCAGTTTTGCCAGCGGCGTCGATACGCTGGCCGATTCGCCGATCAAGGATTGCCGCATCGTGATCGAGGCCGGCGAGTTGCGGCCGGAATCGCCGCTGCGCAAGGCCTGCGAACGCGCCAAGACAGCGGTCGCCATCGCTTGCTATCCCGATACCGAGCGCGACCTTGCCAGATTGATCGACGAGGAATTACGGACTTCCAGTTTGCGCATCGCCGCGGATGCCCGCGCCGTGCTGATGTCGTTACTCGGCGGCGACCGCCAGGCTTCGCGCAATGAGCTGCGCAAGCTTGCGCTCTATTCCTATGGCAAGGGCGAGATCGCGCTCGACGATGTCATGACCGTGGTGTCCGATGCGTCCGAGCTGAAACTCGACCCGATCGTCGATGGCGCGTTCGCCGGCAAGCCCGACCTGGTCGAAGGCGAGTTCGCAAAGGCGATGGTCGCCGGCACCTATCCTGGCATCATCATCTCCGCCGCGCAGCGCCAGGCTGCCTGGCTGCACAAATCGGCGCTCGCTGTCGCGGAGGGAACACCCGTCTCCACCTTGCTCGAAAGCGGCTATCCGCGCCTGCACTTTTCGCGAAAAGGCGCCGTCGAAATCGCCTTGCGCAATTTCAGCGCGGCGCGGCTCGCCACCATCATCGATCAACTCGGAACGGCAGCGCTCGACATGCGCAAGCAGGCGTCGCTGGCATCAGCGATTGCGCTGCGAACATTGCTCTCGATCGCAGCCAACGCGAAGCGGCGGGGGTAGCATGCCGGACGAGACAAGAGACGTCGTAACCCTCTGGCGTCCGGTAGGACCGGTCGAGTTGGAATTAATCCGAAACAGCGGAATGCGCGCGTTCCCACCACGGCTTCCTGATCAACCCATCTTCTATCCCGT belongs to Bradyrhizobium icense and includes:
- a CDS encoding diguanylate cyclase, which codes for MAGVTFNRNRVKLKKLLGIRARLALLAVMLVAPLMLERVRSLEDARAKQIAMASEEYASITLHTAETQREVVSSVETMLKSAAYIRASSGIGRSCEILRASLPTNLPWIRSIMIVSREGVVQCSTLNMLVGLDIGDREYFRKAQQSRGFVFSDYLFARMTNKPILMAAYPVAAINPEEDAVVVAGINLDWMSKIMAKFDGRPGISALLVDGAGVVLAAPADEAGMIGKPLNNVPLLTAIAHKALVSDTPRGSLSFTAADGSQRAISFARIPGTQSRLIVSIDEAKITAAINGEIRTAYLQLGLVCLFVLLGALIGAEKLIINPIEVMTGMARRFGEGDWSARVSHSRLPSEFMPLARAFNAMAAQLSQRERELVATNDRLTVMASIDMLSGLANRRGFQSRLDFEWMKAQQYHSELSLLMIDVDHFKLYNDTYGHPEGDACLTRIGEALAGIAADTLGFAGRYGGEEFCLLLPNTRPQKALEIGETVRATVQGLALPHITSSHKTVTVSIGVAATLPNDAQTPGDLIEAADAALYAAKHRGRNTVVEHGFAKLVDEAGIAMAG
- the lptE gene encoding LPS assembly lipoprotein LptE, with the protein product MSLARTRIAVRLIAVAALAALTAGCFQPMYAERNDGKPGLREKLMGVEIPPVDKPNASREARIQVEIRNALAFKLYGSATGMPPTHRLVLRFNTTRSSLILDPATALPSSENYGIDAQYNLIDLATNKSVMTGTTFSRVSYDVPGQLQRFARARAFRDAEDRAANEIAENIQTRLASYFYAGT
- the leuS gene encoding leucine--tRNA ligase, translating into MTSERYNARDSEPRWQRQWDEEAIFASKNDDSRPKYYVLEMFPYPSGRIHIGHVRNYTLGDVLARFMRAKGFNVLHPMGWDAFGLPAENAAIERKVAPKAWTYDNIATMKKQLRSIGLSLDWSREFATCDPAYYKHQQKMFLDFLRAGLAEREKRKINWDPVDMTVLANEQVIDGRGWRSGAVVEQREMNQWVFKITKYSQELLDALDSLDRWPDKVRLMQRNWIGRSEGLLIRFLLDSATTPAGESELKIFTTRPDTLFGAKFMAISADHPLAQAAAAKNPQLAEFIAEVKRIGTAQEIIDTAEKQGFDTGIKAIHPFDPNWKLPVYVANFVLMEYGTGAIFGCPAHDQRDLDFVNKYNLGNTPVVCPEGQDPKSFVISDTAYDGDGRMINSRFLDGMTIEQAKEEVAKRLESEVRGNAPIGERQVNFRLRDWGISRQRYWGCPIPVIHCPKCDVVPVPDDQLPVTLPEDVTFDKPGNALDHHPTWKHVTCPKCGGKAQRETDTMDTFVDSSWYFARFTDPWNERSPTTPDVADRMMPVDQYIGGVEHAILHLLYSRFFTRAMKATGHISMDEPFAGMFTQGMVVHETYQKADGTYVTPAEVKVETGGNGRRATLLDGGEEVTIGAIEKMSKSKKNTVDPDDIIATYGADVARWFMLSDSPPDRDVIWSDERVQGASRFVQRLWRLVNESAEIAKIAPAARPASFGADALGLRKAAHGALDKVSSGIERLHFNVCLAHIREFTNVLAEVLGREGKPAPDLAWAVREAAIILVQLFAPMMPHLAEECWQVLGQSGLISEASWPQIERDLLVEDTVTLVVQVNGKKRGDVTVPRVAQNPEIEAAVLALDAVKLALGGKTVRKVIVVPMRIVNVVG
- a CDS encoding YggS family pyridoxal phosphate-dependent enzyme, with product MPTPLTKSLPNGLAEVEQDIARACKEARRERASVMLIAVSKTFDAAAISPVLDAGHRVFGENRVQEAKAKWPALVSAYPGTALHLIGPLQSNKAKEAVALFDAIHSVDRPSICQALAKEINSQNKRPELFVQINTGEEPQKAGISPGDADAFIASCRDKYGLVISGLMCIPPVNEAPAPHFALTAKIAARNGLKNLSMGMSADFAVAIQMGATHVRVGSAIFGAR
- the holA gene encoding DNA polymerase III subunit delta, whose product is MVALRGKDIDAFLARPDAGRPIILLYGPDAGLVRERADALISSAVDDPNDPFSLVRLDGDELAAEPSRLVDEAMTIPMFGGRRAIRVRAGSRSFASGVDTLADSPIKDCRIVIEAGELRPESPLRKACERAKTAVAIACYPDTERDLARLIDEELRTSSLRIAADARAVLMSLLGGDRQASRNELRKLALYSYGKGEIALDDVMTVVSDASELKLDPIVDGAFAGKPDLVEGEFAKAMVAGTYPGIIISAAQRQAAWLHKSALAVAEGTPVSTLLESGYPRLHFSRKGAVEIALRNFSAARLATIIDQLGTAALDMRKQASLASAIALRTLLSIAANAKRRG